A single Stigmatopora argus isolate UIUO_Sarg chromosome 7, RoL_Sarg_1.0, whole genome shotgun sequence DNA region contains:
- the dtd1 gene encoding D-aminoacyl-tRNA deacylase 1, translated as MKAIIQRVTRASVTVGGETMSSIGQGLCVLLGISVEDTHTDAEYMVRKILNLRLFEDDNGRAWTKSVMDRDYEVLCVSQFTLQCVLKGNKPDFHSAMPAELAQPFYASILENMRSAYKPELVKDGKFGTSMQVDIQNDGPVTIELTSPSVSSDPRQLSKLEKQQQRKEKVRSKGPSESSRAEKSALRARQDTHASSGADGDVSSEREP; from the exons ATGAAAGCGATCATCCAAAGAGTTACTAGGGCGTCTGTGACAG TGGGAGGCGAAACCATGAGTTCAATAGGGCAGGGACTCTGTGTCTTACTCGGAATATCTGTGGAGGACACCCACACCGACGCTGAGTACAT GGTACGGAAGATCCTCAACCTGCGGCTGTTTGAGGATGACAACGGTCGAGCGTGGACTAAAAGCGTCATGGACCGGGACTACGAGGTGCTCTGTGTGAGCCAGTTCACACTCCAGTGCGTACTCAAGGGCAACAAACCGGACTTCCACTCGGCGATGCCTGCAGAGTTAGCTCAACCGTTCTACGCCAGCATCCTGGAGAACATGAGGAGTGCCTACAAGCCCGAGCTGGTCAAAG ATGGCAAGTTTGGGACCTCCATGCAGGTGGACATTCAAAATGATGGTCCAGTTACCATTGAACTGACGTCACCTTCTGTTTCTTCAGACCCCCGACAG TTGTCCAAGCTGGAGAAGCAGCAGCAACGGAAGGAAAAGGTCCGCTCCAAGGGGCCCTCCGAGTCCAGCCGAGCTGAGAAAAGTGCCCTACGCGCCCGACAGGACACTCACGCCAGTAGCGGGGCAGATGGCGACGTGTCTTCGGAAAGAGAGCCCTAG